A portion of the Oncorhynchus gorbuscha isolate QuinsamMale2020 ecotype Even-year linkage group LG07, OgorEven_v1.0, whole genome shotgun sequence genome contains these proteins:
- the zbtb14 gene encoding zinc finger and BTB domain-containing protein 14 isoform X1, with the protein MVEGVNGKLCAKLGYIHDESSIYLYGSYAHSHSNSAVPCWRSAYFRLCSSSGKRHTKCIILFALLDIHRRLSQGTTYSTTEYQSTMSETVKYMDDEHKTIFLKILNEQRLEGEHCDIAVVVEDVKFRAHRCVLAACSNYFKKLFKKHEVDNSSVIEIDFIRSDIFEEVLNYMYTAKITVKKKDVNLLMSSGQILGIRFLDKLCSQKRDMSTEENNVHNAKPFPYDIVKMALPTDDPTLGQENDVQVLGDHDDTPTDDLVEEPTANHDLDKSPNTVLRVQEAILKELANEDVHKVSCYDQDVEPMDTEPKDLAGHATTTLTFADSIGEVKDEQPPGWSTSTTDMKFEYLLYGHREQLACQICGKTFIDENRLRKHEKLHSAERPFICEICSKAFTTQAHLKEHLKIHTGFKPYRCDVCGKSFIRAPDLKKHERVHSNERPFGCQMCDKAFKHKSHLKDHERRHRGEKPFVCGSCTKAFAKASDLKRHENNMHSERKQMPPSSLQTETEQLQAAAMAAEAEQQLESIACS; encoded by the exons atggtggaaggcGTCAATGGCAAGCTCTGTGCTAAACTGGGTTATATCCATGATGAGtcttctatctatctctatggttcTTACGCGCATAGTCACTCAAATTCTGCAGTTCCGTGCTGGCGCAGCGCGTACTTCCGCTTATGCTCGTCCTCAGGCAAACGACACACAAAGTGTATTATTCTTTTTGCACTGCTTGACATTCATCGGAGACTTTCTCAAGGGACAACATATTCTACCACAG AATATCAGTCCACAATGTCAGAAACCGTGAAGTACATGGATGACGAACACAAGACCATCTTCCTGAAAATACTAAATGAGCAACGGTTGGAGGGTGAACACTGCGACATTGCAGTGGTCGTTGAAGACGTAAAGTTCAGGGCCCACCGCTGCGTGTTAGCGGCGTGCAGCAACTACTTCAAAAAGCTGTTCAAGAAACATGAAGTCGACAACTCCTCAGTCATAGAAATTGACTTCATCCGCTCAGACATCTTCGAGGAGGTGTTGAACTACATGTACACAGCCAAGATTACTGTGAAGAAAAAGGATGTGAATTTGCTGATGTCTTCGGGCCAGATACTCGGAATCCGATTTCTGGACAAACTCTGTTCACAGAAGCGTGATATGTCCACTGAAGAAAATAATGTCCATAATGCCAAACCATTTCCCTATGATATTGTCAAAATGGCTCTCCCTACTGATGACCCTACATTGGGCCAGGAGAACGACGTGCAGGTGCTAGGTGACCATGATGACACTCCCACTGACGACCTTGTGGAAGAGCCGACGGCCAATCACGACTTGGACAAATCGCCAAACACGGTGTTGAGAGTGCAGGAGGCCATTCTCAAAGAGCTGGCCAATGAGGACGTGCACAAGGTGAGCTGCTACGACCAGGACGTGGAGCCCATGGACACGGAGCCAAAAGACCTGGCGGGTCACGCCACCACCACACTGACGTTCGCTGACAGCATCGGCGAGGTGAAGGACGAGCAGCCCCCTGGGTGGTCCACATCCACGACGGACATGAAGTTCGAGTACCTCCTCTACGGCCACCGCGAACAGCTCGCCTGCCAGATCTGTGGAAAGACCTTCATCGACGAGAACCGTTTGAGGAAACACGAAAAGCTGCACTCGGCAGAACGTCCATTCATCTGTGAGATCTGCAGCAAAGCCTTCACTACACAGGCCCACCTAAAGGAGCACCTGAAGATCCACACAGGCTTCAAGCCCTACCGCTGCGATGTATGTGGCAAGTCCTTCATTCGAGCACCCGACCTTAAAAAGCACGAACGAGTCCACAGTAACGAGCGTCCCTTCGGCTGCCAGATGTGCGACAAGGCCTTCAAGCACAAGTCCCACCTGAAGGACCACGAGAGGCGCCACAGGGGCGAGAAGCCCTTTGTCTGCGGCTCGTGCACCAAGGCCTTTGCCAAAGCCTCGGATCTAAAGAGACATGAGAACAACATGCACAGCGAGAGGAAGCAGATGCCGCCCAGCTCCCTGCAAACTGAGACTGAACAGCTGCAGGCAGCAGCAATGGCCGCTGAGGCCGAGCAACAACTGGAGTCCATAGCGTGCTCATAG
- the zbtb14 gene encoding zinc finger and BTB domain-containing protein 14 isoform X2, with protein sequence MSETVKYMDDEHKTIFLKILNEQRLEGEHCDIAVVVEDVKFRAHRCVLAACSNYFKKLFKKHEVDNSSVIEIDFIRSDIFEEVLNYMYTAKITVKKKDVNLLMSSGQILGIRFLDKLCSQKRDMSTEENNVHNAKPFPYDIVKMALPTDDPTLGQENDVQVLGDHDDTPTDDLVEEPTANHDLDKSPNTVLRVQEAILKELANEDVHKVSCYDQDVEPMDTEPKDLAGHATTTLTFADSIGEVKDEQPPGWSTSTTDMKFEYLLYGHREQLACQICGKTFIDENRLRKHEKLHSAERPFICEICSKAFTTQAHLKEHLKIHTGFKPYRCDVCGKSFIRAPDLKKHERVHSNERPFGCQMCDKAFKHKSHLKDHERRHRGEKPFVCGSCTKAFAKASDLKRHENNMHSERKQMPPSSLQTETEQLQAAAMAAEAEQQLESIACS encoded by the coding sequence ATGTCAGAAACCGTGAAGTACATGGATGACGAACACAAGACCATCTTCCTGAAAATACTAAATGAGCAACGGTTGGAGGGTGAACACTGCGACATTGCAGTGGTCGTTGAAGACGTAAAGTTCAGGGCCCACCGCTGCGTGTTAGCGGCGTGCAGCAACTACTTCAAAAAGCTGTTCAAGAAACATGAAGTCGACAACTCCTCAGTCATAGAAATTGACTTCATCCGCTCAGACATCTTCGAGGAGGTGTTGAACTACATGTACACAGCCAAGATTACTGTGAAGAAAAAGGATGTGAATTTGCTGATGTCTTCGGGCCAGATACTCGGAATCCGATTTCTGGACAAACTCTGTTCACAGAAGCGTGATATGTCCACTGAAGAAAATAATGTCCATAATGCCAAACCATTTCCCTATGATATTGTCAAAATGGCTCTCCCTACTGATGACCCTACATTGGGCCAGGAGAACGACGTGCAGGTGCTAGGTGACCATGATGACACTCCCACTGACGACCTTGTGGAAGAGCCGACGGCCAATCACGACTTGGACAAATCGCCAAACACGGTGTTGAGAGTGCAGGAGGCCATTCTCAAAGAGCTGGCCAATGAGGACGTGCACAAGGTGAGCTGCTACGACCAGGACGTGGAGCCCATGGACACGGAGCCAAAAGACCTGGCGGGTCACGCCACCACCACACTGACGTTCGCTGACAGCATCGGCGAGGTGAAGGACGAGCAGCCCCCTGGGTGGTCCACATCCACGACGGACATGAAGTTCGAGTACCTCCTCTACGGCCACCGCGAACAGCTCGCCTGCCAGATCTGTGGAAAGACCTTCATCGACGAGAACCGTTTGAGGAAACACGAAAAGCTGCACTCGGCAGAACGTCCATTCATCTGTGAGATCTGCAGCAAAGCCTTCACTACACAGGCCCACCTAAAGGAGCACCTGAAGATCCACACAGGCTTCAAGCCCTACCGCTGCGATGTATGTGGCAAGTCCTTCATTCGAGCACCCGACCTTAAAAAGCACGAACGAGTCCACAGTAACGAGCGTCCCTTCGGCTGCCAGATGTGCGACAAGGCCTTCAAGCACAAGTCCCACCTGAAGGACCACGAGAGGCGCCACAGGGGCGAGAAGCCCTTTGTCTGCGGCTCGTGCACCAAGGCCTTTGCCAAAGCCTCGGATCTAAAGAGACATGAGAACAACATGCACAGCGAGAGGAAGCAGATGCCGCCCAGCTCCCTGCAAACTGAGACTGAACAGCTGCAGGCAGCAGCAATGGCCGCTGAGGCCGAGCAACAACTGGAGTCCATAGCGTGCTCATAG